CCGCGTCAGGTGAATCGACAGCCCATGTTCTCGGTTCAGGCCGTGGCCAACCGCAGGTTGGCCCGCGGCCTTCACCGCAGGAGACCGCCTTCCCCCTGCCAGGGGGAAGGTCGGGATGGGGGTTTGCCCCAAGGCCCCTCTTTTCGGCCTCGTCGCGCGCAGAGGCCGAAGAGCCGGTGCCTACGAAGTCCTCATACGCGCGACCCCGCGCGTGTCACACACACCGCCGCTCAGGGTCTGCCAGCCTTCTCCTTGCCCCACTTTCCTTTTGCGAAAGGAAAGTGGAACGAGGTGGCGCTTGCGCCGCAATGCCTTGTCGGACGACGGCCCTATCGCCTGATGCGGTCACCTTGGCCCTTGGTCCAGGCCAAAGCCAACCGCAGGTTGGCCCGCGGCCTTCACCGGCCGATCCGCGGGTCAGTAGCGATACTTCACCCCCATGCCGCCATCGGGGAAGCGCCACTCCAGCGATTCGGTGGGGCAGACCTGCACGCAGGTGCCGCATTCCAGGCAGTTGTCGTGGGAGACGAGCACCACCTCGCGGTCGTCGGGTTTGCGCTTGTAGACGTGGGCCGGACAGAGCAGGACGCAGGGCTTGCCGATGCAGCCGCGGCAGATCTCAGCCTTCACCGTGATGTGCGGATGATCGCTGTCCGGCTCATAGCGGGTGCGATAGAGTTTGTCCTCTAGGGTCAGGTCGAAAAGGTCCGTCATGGCGCCTTCCTGTCTCACATCAGACGGCGGGCGCGCAGCAGGTCGCGCACCAGTTTCAGTTTGGAAAGCCCGGCGAAGAAGTCCTTGATGGCGCGCTTCTGTAGTGCGGCCTTGGCGTCGGCGTTCACCGTGAACCAGTCCACCAGCAGGCGACTGACCCGGTCGGGATAAAGGGAGAGCAGCTCGGGCGTGGTCTCCAGGATGCGCGGCAGCTCGCGCACCTTGCCCAGGTCGGCCAGGGCCAGGCTGCCCGCCATGGCCCGCTCGTAGCCGGCCAGTCCGGCGCGGCTGAAATCGCCCGCGGCGCGGGCTTGCCGCACGGCCTCCGCCGCCAGGCGGCCGGACTCCATGGCATGGTTGGTGCCCTCCTTGTAGAGGGACATGTTGACAAGGCCGGCGGCGTCCCCCAGCAGCAGCACGCCGTTGCCCGCCATGTGGGGCACGGCGTCGATGCCGCCCTCCGGGATGAGGTGGGCGCCGTACTCCAGCAGTTCGCCGCCGCGCAGCAGCCGGCGGACCTCGGGGTGCCGTTTGAAGCGGTCCAGCACCTCGCCCGGCTCCACCCCCGCTTGTCGCAGCGATTCCAGACGGCCGGCGAAGCCCAGGCTGACCGTCTCCCTCTGCGTGTAGATGAAGCCGCCGCCAATGAGGCCATCGAAAGGCACGCCGATGAAGTCGATGGCGGCGCCGCTGCCCGGCTCCAGGCCGAAGCGGTCCTCGATCACGCCCGCCGGCAGGCTGATCGTCTCCTTGACGCCCAGGGCGAAGTGCTGGGCGTGGCGGCCACGCAGACCCAACTCGCGCACCGCCGCCTGGCTGACCAGGCCGTGCGCTCCGTCGGCCAGCAGCACCACGTCGGCGCGGAATTGCTCGTCGCCCCGCAATGCCACGCCCACGGCCCGCCGGGTGAGGCCCTCCCCTTCGTAGAGCAGGCCGTCCACCACGGCACCCTCCACCAGGCCGGCCCCCTCTTCCTCCGCCCGCCGGGCGAACCAGCGGTCGAAGGCGGGGCGATGGACGGTCCAGGTGCGGTTGTAGGGCGGATGTCCCCAGGCCTCGGCGCCGAAGTCGAGGGACAGGTGCCGCTCCGGACCCAGGAAGACGATGCGGCGGCGCGCCACCGCCCGCTCGACCGGGGCCTGGCCGGCCTCCACCTGCGCCAGGAAGTCGGGAACCAGCTCCTCCAACTGCGTGCTGTAGAGGAGACCCCCCAGGTTCTTGCTGCCCGCTGTTTCCCCGCGCTCCAGCACCACCACCCGCAGGCCGCGGCGGGCCAGGCAGAGGGCGGCGCTCAGACCGGCCGGGCCGGCTCCCACCACCAGGGCATCGAACTTGTCCTGCTCGCCGCTCATGTCTTCCCTTCGTTGAATCGCCCGTGTGGCGCGGCATGCGGGTCGGGAGCCGCCGGGAACGGCGCCGGGGTGCGCCGCAACTCCTGTTAAAAAGTAGAAAAGGGGGGAGGGGGGAGCAATCCGGCCAACGGTTTTGTTCCGGCGACAAACTGAATTTGTGAACCAAAGCTCAACCCGGTTCCTATATTCTTGCCGTTCATTCAGTCGACATCGGCTGGCGCGCCGCGGGCCCCTCCGGGCCTTTGTCATGCAAGGGAGTCCCATGAATCCGCACCACCACCACCACAAGGTCCAGCTCACCCCCCGCACCTTCGGCTTCATCAGCACGGTGGCCCATCCCGTGGGTCTGGAGCGGGAGGTGGCCCGCCAGATCCGCGTGGCCTGCACCATCCGGCGCCGCGAGGCGGGCGGTACCATGCTGGTGCTGGGCAGTTCCATGGGCTATGGCCTGGCGGCGCGCATCACGGCGGCCTTCGGCTATGGCATGAAAACGCTGGGCGTCTCCTTCGACCGCCCCCACCGCGGCGCCCGCACGGCCACCGCCGGCTGGTACAACAACGTGCACTTCCAACGGGCCGCCCGCCTGGAGGGTCTGTGGGCGGAGTCCCTCACCGGCGACGCCTTCTCCCGCGAATGTCTGGAGGAGACACTGGAGCGCGTGACCCGGGATCTGGGCCCGCTCGACTACCTCGTCTACAGCCTGGCCGCCCCGCGCCGCGCCGATCCCGTCACGGGCGAGGTCTACCAGAGCGTGCTCAAGGCCGTGGGCAGGCCGCATCCGGTCAAAATGATCGACACCAGCACCTTCGAGATCACCGAGGGCGTCTTCGAGGCGGCCACGGAAGATGAGGTGCGCCAGACCGTGGGCGTGATGGGAGGCGCCGACCTGCGCCGCTGGAGCGCGGCCCTGATCGAGCGCGGCCTGCTCAAGCCGGGGGCGCGCATCCTGGCCTTCAGCTACATCGGCCCCGAGGTGACCCACCCCATCTACCGGGACGGCAGCATCGGGCTGGCCAAGCTGGATCTCGAAGCGGCCTGCCGGGACATCAACGGCGAGCTGCAGGCCCGGCTGGGCGGCCTTTGCCACACGGTGGTGGCCAAGTCCATCGTGACCCAGTCCTCCGCCGCCATCCCCGCCATCGCCCTATACATCAGCCTGGTCTACCGCGTCATGAAGGAGAAGGGTCTGCACGAGACGGCCATCGAGCAGATGCGCCGCCTCTTCCGCGAGCACATCGCCCCCGGCAAGACCCCCAGGCTAGACGAGGCGGGCCGCATCCGGCTGGACGAATTCGAGCTGCGCGACGACGTCCAGCAGGAGGTGAAGGCCCGCTGGGACGCCATCACGACGGAGACCGTGCCCCAGCTCTGCGACGTGGCCGGCTACAAGGAGGACTTCCTCCGTCTCTTCGGCTTCGAGGTGAAGGGCGTGGACTACAGCCTGCCGGTCCGCATCGACCTCGACCTGTGAGCGTATGGGCCAAGGCGGCCTGGGCTCGGGACTGTACTGTTGTATCACACGGGAAGTGGCTCCAGCAGCGGGCCGCAGCTTGTGACACAGCGGCGACGAGCCTGGGCAGACACTTTCTCCTTGTGACTCTCCCCGCATAACCCTACTCTTTGACCGGGTTCATGAATTCGCCCGCATGAATGGAACCCGGGCCGCCTGGCGGCCAGCGTGTCCACTCGGAACACGCACCCAGCGCCCAGTGCGCCAACAGGGACATCACCAGAGTCTGAACCGGCCCGCCGCCCGGCGTGTGCCGGAGGTTTGCTGTCGCCCTCCAGCGAGTTTGTGCAGCTGACCGCCTCGGACACCGGTCCTTCGCGACCAGGAACGAAAGGAGTCACCATGCCCAGGCCAAAGGTCATCACCAAACTGGACCAAGTGGCGGAACTGGATCCCGGCGTGCGGGAGCGCCTGCGTCCCGTCGCCGCCCGCTTCGCCTTCCGCACCAACAGCTACTACCAGTCCCTCATCGATTGGTGCGATCCCGCCGACCCCATCCGCCGCATCGTCATGCCGGAGCGCAGCGAGCTGAATGACTGGGGCGAGCTGGACGCCTCCGGCGAGCATGACTATACGCGCGTGCCCGGCCTGGAGCACAAGTACGCGGACACCGCCCTGCTCCTGGTCAACGACGTGTGCGGCGCCTTCTGCCGTTTCTGCTTCCGCAAGCGCCTCTTCATGGACGGCAACGATGAGGTGAGCCGCGACGTGTCTCAAGGCCTGGCCTACATCCGGCGGCACAAGGAGATCTCCAGCGTCCTGCTCACCGGGGGCGATCCCCTGCTGCTGGGCACCGCCCGCCTGCAGGCCGTCCTGGAGCAGTTGCGCGCCATTCCCCATGTCCGCATCATCCGAATCGGCAGCAAGATGCCCGCCTTCGATCCCTTCCGCATCACGGGCGATCCCGCCCTGGTGGAGGCGCTGGGGGCTGCCAGCCTGCCCGATCGCCGCCTCTACGTCATGGCGCACTTCAACCATCCCCGGGAATTGACTCCCGAAGCCTTGCGGGCCTTGGACGACCTGCTCGGGGCGGGCGTGATCGTGGTCAACCAGACGCCCCTGCTCGCCGGCGTCAACGATGATGCGCGCGTGCTGGCCGAGCTGTTCGACCGCCTGGCCTACGCCGGCATCCCGCCCTACTACGTGTTCATCTGCCGCCCGACCCTGGGCAACGAGAGCTTCTCTGTCCCCGTGGAGGAGTCCTGGCATATCTTCGACGCGGCCCGCAACCAGAGCTGCGGTCTGGGCCGGCGCGCCCGCCTGGCCATGTCCCACCACGCCGGGAAAATCGAGGTGCTGTGTGTCACGGAGCGGGAGATCATCCTGCGCATCCACCGCGCCGCCGATCCGGCCCAGGCCGGTCGCGTGCTGGTCCTGCGCCGCAACCCGGAGGCGCGCTGGCTGGATGATTATGATGAGATCCGCTTTGGCGGCCTGCTGGATGAGGAGTGGGCGGCCGACCTTTCCCCCGCCGACGAGGAAGGCCTCCCGGCTGAGCGGGATGCGCGGGGCTGAGGCGAGGTTCTGCCCCTGACCGACCCGTGGTGGCGATCGTCCTGGCGGAGTGCCAGGGGGGCGTCGGCCGCAGCGCCGCCCATGGCGCCCTTGCCTTCTCACCATGCGGTCAGACCGCCCCTTGCACGGCCCTCATGAACTCCCGCAGCTTCCGCTGGTCGAGCCTCCCGTCCCTTCGAACGCCGGAGCAGAGATCCAGGCCGAAGGGCCGGACGCCCTGGATCGCCTCTTGCACATTGGCGGCGTTCAAACCGCCGGCGAGGAAAACGGGCAGAGGAACTTCCTCCCGAATCCGCCGACTGATGCGCCAATCGTGGACACGGCCCGTGCCGCCCAACTCCTTGACCGCCAGGGCGGGGTTGCCCGAGTCGAGCAGCAGCGCGTCCACCTGGCCCGCAATCCGCTTGGCCTCTTCCCGTGAGTGCTCCCCCACCACATGAATGACCTGCACCAGCTTCACATGAGGCAGTTGACGACGCAGCCTGGCCAGCTCGCCCTCTTCCACGGCGTCCACCAGCTGAATGGTTGATGTTCGGCACCTGGCATGCTGTTCCACGATGGCGTCAGCCTCGCGCCGGGAGGTCAGCAGGAAGGTCGCCACGGTGGGTGGCACCGCCGCGGCGATCTCGGCGATGAGTTCCTCCGGGATGACCCCCGGGCCGCTTGGCATGTACGACACCAGTCCGAGCGCGTCCGCGCCCAGGGCGATGGCTTGCCGCGCCTCGTCCACACTGGAGATGCAGCAGATCTTGATCCGGGGCCGGGTACGCATGGGGCTCCTTTGGATGTGACGCGGGATCCCGCCGGGGCGCGCTTGGCGCGGCACGCGACTCCTCCCCCGGCGGGCAGCGCCAGGGCTCGGCCGGACTGGCTACCTGGCGGTCCGGCGATTCATCCTTTCGATCTCAGCGAGGGCTTCCGTGGAGAGACCGACCTTCTTCAGAACGGCCACGATGAACCCGGTCTTGGCCTCGACGTATCCGTCGATGTCGTGGCTGAAGTCGCCAGCCAGGCTCTTCTTGAGCGCACCGTACTCGCGTGTCGCCGCGGCGTTTCCTCGCAGGTAGTCACGGAAGGCCAAGTGGTTGGCCAGCGCCGGACTATGCGCCGGGCACACGTACAAATGATGCGGGTGAGAGCCGGGAGGCGGGCGGAAGGCCTCACGGAAAGGAATGCCCAGATCGCCCCGATGCGTGTACCCGATCTTGCCCAGGCCTTCGATCGCGTGCGCAACATCCGATTCAGCGACAACGATATCCATGTCGATCACCGGCTTTGCGGCCAATCCCGGCACCGAGGTGCTACCCACGTGCTCGATGGAGAGCGCCATGTCTCCAACGGCGGCACTGACCGTGGCGCGGAGTTCCTCGAACACGAGCGGCCACCTCGGATCGTAGTCAACCACATGGATCATCAGTCCCACTCCCAGCGGCCTGGCCGCATCAGCCGCCAGGCGCCTGGCACACAGTCGGCCTTCGCTTCCACTCTTGCTTCGCGGCTTGCTTGCGATGGGCGTGACAGGCAAGCGGCCATCGATCAGTGCTCATCCCACTCTCGGGTCGATGGG
The sequence above is drawn from the bacterium genome and encodes:
- a CDS encoding FAD-dependent oxidoreductase, which gives rise to MSGEQDKFDALVVGAGPAGLSAALCLARRGLRVVVLERGETAGSKNLGGLLYSTQLEELVPDFLAQVEAGQAPVERAVARRRIVFLGPERHLSLDFGAEAWGHPPYNRTWTVHRPAFDRWFARRAEEEGAGLVEGAVVDGLLYEGEGLTRRAVGVALRGDEQFRADVVLLADGAHGLVSQAAVRELGLRGRHAQHFALGVKETISLPAGVIEDRFGLEPGSGAAIDFIGVPFDGLIGGGFIYTQRETVSLGFAGRLESLRQAGVEPGEVLDRFKRHPEVRRLLRGGELLEYGAHLIPEGGIDAVPHMAGNGVLLLGDAAGLVNMSLYKEGTNHAMESGRLAAEAVRQARAAGDFSRAGLAGYERAMAGSLALADLGKVRELPRILETTPELLSLYPDRVSRLLVDWFTVNADAKAALQKRAIKDFFAGLSKLKLVRDLLRARRLM
- a CDS encoding phosphoribosylanthranilate isomerase; its protein translation is MRTRPRIKICCISSVDEARQAIALGADALGLVSYMPSGPGVIPEELIAEIAAAVPPTVATFLLTSRREADAIVEQHARCRTSTIQLVDAVEEGELARLRRQLPHVKLVQVIHVVGEHSREEAKRIAGQVDALLLDSGNPALAVKELGGTGRVHDWRISRRIREEVPLPVFLAGGLNAANVQEAIQGVRPFGLDLCSGVRRDGRLDQRKLREFMRAVQGAV
- a CDS encoding GrpB family protein, whose protein sequence is MIHVVDYDPRWPLVFEELRATVSAAVGDMALSIEHVGSTSVPGLAAKPVIDMDIVVAESDVAHAIEGLGKIGYTHRGDLGIPFREAFRPPPGSHPHHLYVCPAHSPALANHLAFRDYLRGNAAATREYGALKKSLAGDFSHDIDGYVEAKTGFIVAVLKKVGLSTEALAEIERMNRRTAR
- a CDS encoding KamA family radical SAM protein, producing the protein MPRPKVITKLDQVAELDPGVRERLRPVAARFAFRTNSYYQSLIDWCDPADPIRRIVMPERSELNDWGELDASGEHDYTRVPGLEHKYADTALLLVNDVCGAFCRFCFRKRLFMDGNDEVSRDVSQGLAYIRRHKEISSVLLTGGDPLLLGTARLQAVLEQLRAIPHVRIIRIGSKMPAFDPFRITGDPALVEALGAASLPDRRLYVMAHFNHPRELTPEALRALDDLLGAGVIVVNQTPLLAGVNDDARVLAELFDRLAYAGIPPYYVFICRPTLGNESFSVPVEESWHIFDAARNQSCGLGRRARLAMSHHAGKIEVLCVTEREIILRIHRAADPAQAGRVLVLRRNPEARWLDDYDEIRFGGLLDEEWAADLSPADEEGLPAERDARG
- a CDS encoding 4Fe-4S dicluster domain-containing protein, which gives rise to MTDLFDLTLEDKLYRTRYEPDSDHPHITVKAEICRGCIGKPCVLLCPAHVYKRKPDDREVVLVSHDNCLECGTCVQVCPTESLEWRFPDGGMGVKYRY
- a CDS encoding trans-2-enoyl-CoA reductase family protein; protein product: MNPHHHHHKVQLTPRTFGFISTVAHPVGLEREVARQIRVACTIRRREAGGTMLVLGSSMGYGLAARITAAFGYGMKTLGVSFDRPHRGARTATAGWYNNVHFQRAARLEGLWAESLTGDAFSRECLEETLERVTRDLGPLDYLVYSLAAPRRADPVTGEVYQSVLKAVGRPHPVKMIDTSTFEITEGVFEAATEDEVRQTVGVMGGADLRRWSAALIERGLLKPGARILAFSYIGPEVTHPIYRDGSIGLAKLDLEAACRDINGELQARLGGLCHTVVAKSIVTQSSAAIPAIALYISLVYRVMKEKGLHETAIEQMRRLFREHIAPGKTPRLDEAGRIRLDEFELRDDVQQEVKARWDAITTETVPQLCDVAGYKEDFLRLFGFEVKGVDYSLPVRIDLDL